In Rhodospirillum rubrum ATCC 11170, a genomic segment contains:
- the typA gene encoding translational GTPase TypA, whose protein sequence is MTTLRNIAIIAHVDHGKTTLVDALLKQSGSFRENQKVDERALDSNDLERERGITILAKCTSVDWKGVRVNIVDTPGHADFGGEVERILSMVDGVVLLVDAAEGPLPQTKFVLGKALALGLRPIVVINKVDRPDARAHEVHDEVFDLFANLGASDKQLDFPCLFASGRNGWAVNTLEEIDGGTEGLTLEPLFKLVVDHVPAPERVLDAPFAMLATTLEYDPYLGRVLTGRILSGRAKINMPIKALARDGRILEQGRASKLLAFRGLNRVPVEEAEAGDIIAIAGIAKATVADTLCALELDQPIYAAPIDPPTLAMTFSVNDSPLAGLEGDKLTSRVIAARLAREAEGNVAIHIRETEDKDAFEVAGRGELQLGVLIETMRREGFELSISRPRVLYKTDEQGGNREEPIEEVVIDVDEEFSGTVVDKMSQRKAELQEMKPSGGGKLRLVFHAPSRGLIGYHGEFLTDTRGTGIMNRLFHGYAPFKGTIDGRREGVLISNGAGDAVAYAIFNLQDRGPMFIEPGVKVYEGMIVGEHNRGNDLEINVLKGKQLTNIRASGKDEAIRLTPPLRKSLEEALAYIQDDELVEVTPKTIRLRKRWLDSNERKKRSKKVSEA, encoded by the coding sequence ATGACCACCCTTCGCAACATCGCCATCATCGCCCACGTCGACCACGGCAAGACCACGCTCGTCGACGCCCTGCTCAAGCAGAGCGGCAGCTTCCGGGAAAACCAGAAAGTGGACGAGCGCGCGCTCGATTCCAACGATCTGGAAAGGGAACGCGGCATCACCATCCTGGCCAAATGCACCTCGGTCGACTGGAAGGGCGTTCGCGTCAATATCGTCGACACCCCGGGACACGCCGATTTCGGCGGTGAGGTCGAGCGCATCTTGTCGATGGTCGACGGTGTCGTCCTGCTTGTCGATGCCGCCGAAGGCCCGCTGCCCCAGACCAAATTCGTGCTCGGCAAGGCCCTGGCCCTTGGCCTGCGCCCGATCGTCGTCATCAACAAGGTCGATCGCCCCGACGCCCGCGCCCATGAGGTCCACGACGAGGTTTTCGATCTGTTCGCCAACCTCGGCGCCTCGGACAAGCAGCTTGATTTCCCCTGCCTGTTCGCCTCGGGCCGCAACGGCTGGGCGGTGAACACGCTTGAAGAGATCGACGGCGGCACCGAAGGCCTGACCCTCGAGCCGCTGTTCAAGTTGGTGGTCGACCATGTGCCCGCCCCCGAGCGCGTGCTTGACGCCCCCTTCGCCATGCTGGCGACCACCCTTGAATACGACCCGTACCTGGGTCGCGTGCTGACCGGCCGCATCCTGTCGGGTCGGGCCAAGATCAACATGCCGATCAAGGCGCTGGCCCGCGATGGCCGCATCCTTGAACAGGGCCGCGCCTCCAAGCTGCTGGCCTTTCGCGGCCTGAACCGCGTTCCGGTCGAAGAGGCCGAGGCCGGCGATATCATCGCCATCGCCGGTATCGCCAAGGCCACCGTGGCCGATACGCTCTGCGCCCTGGAACTCGATCAGCCGATCTATGCGGCGCCGATCGACCCGCCGACCCTGGCCATGACCTTCTCGGTCAACGACTCGCCCTTGGCCGGCCTGGAAGGCGACAAGCTGACCAGCCGCGTCATCGCCGCCCGTCTGGCCCGCGAAGCCGAGGGCAATGTCGCCATTCACATCCGCGAAACCGAAGACAAGGACGCCTTCGAGGTCGCCGGCCGTGGCGAACTGCAGCTTGGCGTGCTGATCGAAACCATGCGCCGCGAAGGCTTCGAGCTGTCGATTTCGCGCCCGCGCGTGCTCTATAAGACCGACGAGCAGGGCGGCAATCGCGAAGAGCCGATCGAAGAGGTGGTGATCGACGTCGACGAGGAATTCTCCGGCACGGTCGTTGACAAGATGTCCCAGCGCAAGGCCGAGCTTCAGGAAATGAAGCCCTCGGGCGGCGGCAAGCTGCGCTTGGTCTTCCACGCCCCGTCGCGCGGACTGATCGGCTATCACGGCGAATTCCTGACAGACACCCGGGGCACCGGCATCATGAACCGCCTGTTCCACGGTTATGCCCCGTTCAAGGGCACGATCGACGGCCGGCGCGAGGGCGTGCTGATCTCCAATGGCGCCGGCGATGCCGTGGCCTATGCCATCTTCAATCTTCAGGACCGTGGCCCGATGTTCATCGAGCCGGGCGTGAAGGTCTACGAGGGCATGATCGTTGGCGAGCACAACCGCGGCAACGACCTGGAAATCAACGTCCTCAAGGGCAAGCAGCTGACCAACATCCGCGCTTCGGGCAAGGACGAGGCCATTCGCCTGACCCCGCCCTTGCGCAAAAGCCTGGAAGAGGCCCTGGCCTATATCCAGGACGACGAGTTGGTCGAGGTGACCCCGAAGACCATCCGTCTGCGCAAGCGTTGGCTTGATTCCAACGAGCGCAAGAAGCGTTCGAAGAAGGTCTCCGAGGCCTGA
- a CDS encoding adenosine kinase yields MHEPRFDVAGIGNAIVDVLSHADDAFLATNDLPKGGMTLIDETRAEVLYASMGPGIEASGGSAANTMAGLASLGARTAFIGKVRDDALGAIFRHDITSIGVTFPTAPLTEGPSTARCLILVTPDAERTMNTYLGACTQLAPDDIDAEVIADSAITYIEGYLWDQPAAKTAILQAAAQARKAGRKVALSLSDSFCVDRHRDTFLELVDNHVDILLANEHEVMALFGSADLDQATAALRGRCALAVVTRSAKGCRIVSAESVTDVPAETVDHLVDTTGAGDQFAAGFLFGLCRGYEPKLCARIGAIAAAEVVSHFGARPEAASLADLVKAKLG; encoded by the coding sequence ATGCACGAACCCCGTTTCGACGTGGCCGGTATCGGCAACGCGATTGTCGACGTGTTGTCCCACGCCGATGACGCCTTTCTCGCGACCAATGACCTGCCCAAGGGCGGCATGACTCTGATCGACGAGACCCGCGCCGAGGTGCTTTACGCCAGCATGGGCCCGGGCATCGAAGCCTCGGGCGGTTCGGCGGCCAATACCATGGCCGGTCTGGCCTCGCTCGGCGCCCGCACCGCCTTCATCGGCAAGGTCCGCGACGATGCCCTGGGCGCGATCTTCCGCCACGACATCACCTCGATCGGCGTGACCTTCCCGACGGCGCCGCTGACCGAGGGGCCGTCGACGGCGCGTTGCCTGATCCTGGTGACGCCCGATGCCGAACGCACGATGAACACCTATCTTGGGGCCTGCACGCAACTCGCCCCCGACGATATCGACGCGGAGGTGATCGCCGATTCGGCCATCACCTATATCGAGGGCTATCTGTGGGACCAGCCCGCCGCCAAAACGGCCATTCTCCAGGCCGCCGCCCAGGCGCGAAAAGCCGGGCGCAAGGTCGCCCTGTCGCTGTCGGATTCCTTTTGTGTCGACCGTCACCGCGACACCTTCCTTGAATTGGTCGACAATCACGTCGATATCCTGTTGGCCAACGAACATGAAGTCATGGCGCTTTTCGGCAGCGCCGATCTTGATCAAGCGACCGCCGCGCTGCGCGGTCGCTGCGCCTTGGCCGTCGTGACCCGCAGCGCCAAAGGCTGTCGCATCGTCAGCGCCGAAAGCGTGACCGATGTTCCCGCCGAAACCGTGGATCATCTCGTCGACACCACCGGGGCTGGCGATCAGTTCGCCGCCGGGTTTCTTTTCGGCCTTTGCCGGGGGTACGAGCCAAAGCTCTGCGCTCGCATCGGCGCCATCGCTGCGGCGGAAGTGGTATCCCACTTCGGCGCCCGTCCCGAAGCGGCGTCGTTGGCCGATCTCGTCAAAGCTAAGCTGGGCTAA
- a CDS encoding EI24 domain-containing protein has protein sequence MLNALAKAFAQLGDPKVRRVLLISIGLTILGYIGLVAGLSFGLGAVQATDILWLDTVIDWAAGGAVVVLALLFFPALVTLVSGLFLDGVADAVDARHYPDLGAPRAIPLSETVISTLQFTLITVGLNILALPLYLLVPGVSLIAFYALNGYLISREFFELAAHRRMDRASALALRRQRRGRLWALGAAIAFLTTIPVLNLLVPVIGTAAMVHMVEALRRSSPGMLRG, from the coding sequence ATGCTCAACGCGCTCGCGAAAGCCTTCGCCCAACTTGGCGATCCGAAGGTTCGCCGGGTTCTTCTGATTTCGATCGGTTTGACGATTCTCGGCTATATCGGGCTCGTCGCCGGGCTTTCCTTCGGCCTGGGGGCGGTGCAGGCCACCGACATCCTTTGGCTTGACACGGTGATCGACTGGGCCGCCGGGGGGGCGGTGGTGGTGCTGGCCTTGCTGTTCTTTCCGGCGCTGGTCACCCTGGTCTCGGGGCTTTTCCTCGACGGAGTCGCCGATGCGGTGGATGCCCGCCACTACCCCGACCTGGGGGCGCCGCGCGCTATTCCGCTGTCGGAGACGGTGATTTCGACTCTGCAGTTCACGCTGATCACCGTCGGCCTTAATATTCTGGCCCTGCCGCTTTATCTGCTGGTCCCCGGGGTCAGCCTTATCGCCTTTTACGCCCTGAACGGCTATTTGATCAGCCGCGAGTTCTTTGAGCTGGCCGCCCACCGGCGGATGGACCGGGCGAGCGCCCTGGCCCTGCGCCGTCAGCGCCGGGGCCGGCTGTGGGCCCTGGGGGCGGCGATCGCCTTTCTCACCACGATCCCTGTTCTCAATTTGCTGGTGCCGGTGATCGGAACGGCGGCGATGGTTCACATGGTCGAGGCCCTGCGCCGTTCCTCTCCTGGCATGTTGCGGGGGTAG
- a CDS encoding bactofilin family protein, translating into MFTPSSAQAAPPLKPFAQRGTLMPNRPNPPAFKQPDIPRRVMDIPGHPPRRPEAAPDSTEGKKLVVGREIQLSGEINACDHLVVEGKVAANLTNASMLEVAETGEFKGTVVIAEADISGRFEGEMTVSRRLVVRPTGVVAGVIRYAALSVEEGGRLQGSIGSLDAEFEPPAAPAPAPSAAAPGPLGGPAAGPRV; encoded by the coding sequence GTGTTCACCCCCTCGTCCGCCCAGGCGGCTCCGCCGCTCAAACCCTTCGCCCAACGAGGCACCCTAATGCCCAACCGCCCCAATCCCCCGGCTTTCAAGCAACCCGATATTCCGCGCCGGGTGATGGATATTCCCGGCCACCCGCCGCGCCGCCCCGAAGCGGCTCCCGATTCAACCGAGGGCAAGAAGCTTGTCGTCGGTCGCGAGATCCAGCTTTCGGGCGAGATCAATGCCTGCGACCATCTGGTGGTCGAAGGCAAGGTCGCGGCCAATCTGACCAATGCCTCGATGCTGGAAGTCGCCGAGACCGGCGAGTTCAAGGGCACGGTGGTCATCGCCGAGGCCGATATCAGCGGCCGCTTCGAAGGCGAGATGACGGTCAGCCGTCGTCTTGTCGTCCGCCCCACCGGAGTGGTGGCCGGGGTCATCCGCTATGCCGCGCTGTCGGTGGAGGAGGGCGGGCGCCTGCAAGGCTCCATCGGTTCGCTCGACGCCGAATTCGAACCCCCCGCTGCTCCCGCCCCCGCTCCCTCTGCCGCCGCTCCGGGGCCGCTGGGCGGTCCTGCGGCCGGCCCGCGGGTATGA
- the nth gene encoding endonuclease III, with translation MAPADVERFFATLAALSPEPKGELEYLNPFTLLVAVVLSAQATDKGVNRATGPLFQVADTPAKMVALGEEALRGYIRTIGLFNTKARNVIALSQALIDEHGGEVPCDRAALETLPGVGRKTANVVLNIAFGQPTMAVDTHIFRVANRTGLAPGKTPLAVEIGLEAVIPEGYRLHAHHWLILHGRYVCKARKPECPLCPVRDCCGFPDKTLAL, from the coding sequence TTGGCCCCGGCGGATGTCGAGCGGTTTTTCGCGACCTTGGCGGCGCTCTCGCCCGAGCCCAAGGGGGAGTTGGAGTACCTCAACCCCTTCACCTTGCTGGTCGCCGTCGTGCTCTCGGCCCAGGCCACCGACAAGGGGGTCAACCGGGCGACCGGACCGTTGTTTCAGGTGGCCGACACCCCGGCGAAGATGGTGGCCCTGGGGGAAGAGGCACTGCGCGGCTATATCCGCACCATCGGCCTGTTCAACACCAAGGCGCGCAATGTCATCGCCCTCTCGCAAGCCCTGATCGACGAGCATGGCGGCGAGGTGCCTTGCGACCGCGCCGCCCTGGAAACCCTGCCCGGGGTCGGGCGCAAGACCGCCAATGTCGTGCTCAACATCGCCTTTGGCCAACCGACGATGGCCGTCGACACCCATATCTTCCGAGTCGCCAACCGCACCGGCCTAGCGCCGGGCAAGACGCCGCTGGCCGTCGAGATCGGGCTTGAAGCCGTGATCCCCGAAGGCTATCGCCTGCACGCCCATCACTGGCTGATTCTGCACGGCCGCTATGTTTGCAAGGCCCGCAAGCCCGAATGCCCGCTCTGCCCCGTCCGCGATTGCTGCGGCTTTCCCGATAAAACGCTGGCGCTATGA
- the dapB gene encoding 4-hydroxy-tetrahydrodipicolinate reductase, with protein MKIGIVGCAGRMGRMLLKEVSASPETTLVGGIERPGSPATGTDLGLLIGSETIGIGVGDDAAELFAASDTVIDFTTPAATVTHAALAARHGSALIVGTTGMGPDHVAALERAAQKVPVVFAPNMSVGVTLLMALTERVAGLLKDDYDIEILEMHHRFKVDAPSGTALGLGKAAAAGRGIDLDEMATRVRDGLTGPREPGSIGFATLRGGDVVGDHTVIFAAEGERIELTHRASNRAVFAKGALRAALWTRDRAPGLYSMHDVLGL; from the coding sequence ATGAAGATCGGGATCGTCGGCTGCGCCGGGCGTATGGGCCGCATGTTGCTCAAGGAAGTCAGCGCCTCGCCGGAAACCACCCTGGTCGGCGGCATCGAACGCCCGGGCTCGCCGGCCACCGGAACGGATCTTGGCTTGTTGATCGGCAGCGAGACCATCGGCATCGGCGTTGGCGATGATGCCGCCGAACTTTTCGCCGCCAGCGATACGGTCATCGATTTCACCACCCCGGCCGCCACCGTCACCCACGCCGCCCTCGCCGCCCGTCACGGCAGCGCCCTGATCGTCGGCACCACCGGCATGGGCCCCGACCATGTGGCGGCCCTGGAACGGGCGGCGCAGAAGGTGCCGGTGGTCTTCGCCCCCAATATGAGCGTCGGCGTCACCTTGCTGATGGCCCTGACCGAACGGGTGGCCGGCTTGCTCAAGGACGATTACGACATCGAAATCCTTGAAATGCATCACCGCTTCAAGGTCGACGCCCCCTCGGGCACCGCCCTGGGCCTGGGCAAGGCCGCCGCCGCCGGACGTGGCATCGACCTTGACGAGATGGCGACCCGGGTGCGCGACGGCCTGACCGGCCCGCGCGAGCCCGGCTCCATCGGCTTCGCCACCCTGCGCGGCGGCGATGTGGTGGGCGATCACACGGTGATCTTCGCCGCCGAGGGCGAGCGCATCGAATTGACCCACCGCGCCTCGAACCGCGCGGTTTTCGCCAAGGGCGCCCTGCGCGCCGCCCTGTGGACCCGCGATCGCGCCCCCGGGCTTTATTCCATGCACGACGTTCTCGGGCTCTGA
- a CDS encoding TetR/AcrR family transcriptional regulator: MSSSRPSPQPPSATDSRPAKEPWSPPTADRRGKRAAILAAARKLFLGEDYASVSVESIAAEAGVSKATVYAHFAGKADLFAEVIRDRTSSVFDLDETILAGAPAERLRVLGLRLLAMISCPDSLAVHRRVMGDGERFPEIREIFFRSGPAIGHRAVACHLSGMNEKGQLRVPDPELTAELFLGMLKGSAHMRMCLGISDETEDERVRRVDEVVRIMMAAYAP, encoded by the coding sequence ATGTCGTCAAGCCGCCCTTCGCCACAGCCCCCTTCCGCCACCGACTCGCGACCGGCCAAAGAGCCTTGGTCGCCGCCGACCGCCGACCGGCGCGGCAAGCGCGCGGCCATTCTCGCCGCCGCCCGCAAGCTTTTCCTGGGCGAGGACTACGCCAGCGTCAGCGTCGAATCGATCGCCGCCGAGGCCGGGGTGTCCAAGGCGACCGTCTATGCTCATTTCGCCGGCAAGGCCGATCTGTTCGCCGAGGTCATCCGCGACCGCACCAGCTCGGTCTTCGATCTCGACGAGACGATCCTGGCCGGCGCGCCGGCGGAACGCTTGCGGGTGCTTGGGCTGCGTCTGCTGGCGATGATCTCCTGCCCCGACAGTCTGGCCGTCCATCGTCGGGTGATGGGCGACGGCGAACGCTTTCCCGAAATCCGCGAGATCTTCTTCCGCTCCGGCCCGGCCATCGGCCACCGCGCCGTCGCCTGCCATCTGTCTGGCATGAACGAAAAGGGTCAATTGCGGGTTCCCGACCCCGAGCTCACCGCCGAGCTTTTCCTCGGCATGCTCAAGGGATCGGCCCACATGCGGATGTGCCTGGGCATCAGCGACGAGACCGAGGACGAGCGCGTGCGCCGCGTGGACGAAGTGGTGCGGATCATGATGGCGGCCTACGCCCCTTAA
- a CDS encoding HlyD family secretion protein, which produces MSTAPSGPRSTVSAEPTLPPASPRSWGRRLLLGVLVVGAVAAAGVFGWRWWTEGRFLETTDNAYIQGDITAIAPKVSGYVDEVAVGDNEVVSAGQLLVRLDSADYRVQVDQARANAEGKAAELASIIANIDLQQTAIAQARGAMDAAQARFDRAAKDLARYQDLVGRGATSRQSLDSAREQATSGAAELRSAAAALDGAQKRLAVLSADRDAAAAEVRSAQAQRALAEINLANTEIRAPIAGVVGNRGVRAGQYVAPGSALMAIVPLEGLWIAANFKETQLGAMAPGQTVKVEIDAYSGRHGQGRVVSFAPASGAQFSLLPPENATGNFTKVVQRVPVRIEMLADDPLSALMRPGLSVEVSVDTRGGRDVALGLVGTALAGSAGSSPTHR; this is translated from the coding sequence ATGTCCACCGCCCCCTCGGGACCCCGTTCAACCGTGTCTGCCGAACCGACGCTGCCCCCCGCGTCCCCCCGTTCCTGGGGTCGCCGCCTGCTGCTTGGCGTCCTTGTCGTTGGCGCGGTGGCGGCGGCCGGGGTGTTCGGCTGGCGCTGGTGGACCGAGGGACGGTTTCTTGAAACCACCGACAACGCCTATATCCAGGGCGACATCACCGCCATCGCCCCCAAGGTCTCGGGCTATGTGGACGAGGTCGCCGTCGGCGACAACGAGGTGGTTAGCGCCGGTCAGCTGCTGGTGCGCTTAGATAGCGCCGATTACCGGGTTCAGGTGGATCAGGCCCGTGCCAACGCCGAGGGCAAGGCCGCCGAACTGGCCTCGATCATCGCCAATATCGATCTTCAACAGACGGCGATCGCCCAGGCCCGGGGCGCGATGGACGCCGCCCAGGCGCGGTTCGATCGCGCCGCCAAGGATCTGGCCCGCTATCAGGATCTGGTGGGCCGTGGCGCCACCAGTCGCCAGAGCCTGGACAGCGCCCGCGAACAGGCGACCTCTGGCGCGGCCGAGCTGCGCAGCGCCGCCGCCGCCCTTGACGGCGCCCAGAAGCGTCTGGCCGTGCTCAGCGCCGATCGCGACGCGGCGGCGGCCGAAGTGCGCTCGGCCCAGGCGCAACGCGCCCTGGCCGAGATCAATCTCGCCAATACGGAAATCCGCGCGCCGATCGCCGGGGTGGTCGGCAATCGCGGGGTGCGGGCCGGTCAGTATGTGGCTCCCGGATCGGCGCTGATGGCGATCGTGCCGCTTGAGGGCCTGTGGATCGCGGCGAACTTCAAGGAAACCCAATTGGGCGCCATGGCGCCGGGACAGACGGTGAAGGTGGAGATCGACGCCTATTCCGGTCGCCACGGCCAGGGCCGGGTGGTCAGTTTCGCCCCGGCCTCGGGGGCGCAGTTCAGCCTGCTGCCGCCCGAGAACGCCACGGGCAATTTCACCAAGGTCGTCCAACGCGTTCCGGTGCGGATCGAGATGCTTGCCGATGATCCGCTGTCGGCGCTGATGCGCCCGGGGCTGTCGGTCGAGGTCTCGGTCGATACCCGTGGCGGGCGCGATGTCGCGCTGGGTCTGGTCGGCACCGCCCTGGCCGGTTCGGCCGGGTCTTCCCCCACCCACCGCTAA
- a CDS encoding DHA2 family efflux MFS transporter permease subunit, which produces MAAAPASAAVSGGALPLRDRLGFFALVVGMFMAILDIQIVASSLAEIQAGVSAGPEEISWVQTGYLIAEVVMIPLSGWLSRLMSTRWLFTMASGGFTIASGLCAIAWNLESLVAFRVVQGFLGGAMIPTVFAAAFALFPGKKQAGVSVVIGLVATCAPALGPTIGGHLTEALSWHWLFLLNLPVGAAVTVAAATLVHFDEADPSLLRRIDLIGIGLVAVCLGSLQYILEEGPRDDWFDSAPIVFFTACAAIGGVLLVWRELTAKDPVVDLRAFLDRNFVLGCLYSFITGVGLYGAVYLMPLFLARVRDLNPAQIGEVVMITGLFQFLSAPLAGALSRKLDLRVMLSFGLLMFALGLWLNTHLTHDWDYWEFFLPQAVRGVSLMFIFIPINRLSLGTLPKEKLGNASGLYNLMRNLGGAIGLAAITTMLTDQTKIHYSYLAENVTTARLAAEATLSGMERHFDPVLGSSSAQAALGQVRQIVMREATVMAFADVFTAVAVVFAFGLLLMPFVHKVGGNGPDGGGH; this is translated from the coding sequence ATGGCCGCCGCCCCCGCTTCCGCCGCCGTCTCCGGCGGTGCCTTGCCCTTGCGCGATCGCCTTGGCTTCTTCGCCCTGGTGGTCGGCATGTTCATGGCCATCCTCGATATCCAGATCGTCGCCAGTTCCCTGGCCGAGATCCAGGCCGGCGTCAGTGCCGGTCCCGAAGAGATCAGCTGGGTACAGACCGGCTATCTAATCGCCGAAGTGGTGATGATTCCGCTGTCGGGTTGGCTGTCGCGGTTGATGTCGACGCGCTGGCTGTTCACCATGGCCAGCGGCGGCTTCACCATCGCCAGCGGGCTGTGCGCCATCGCCTGGAATCTCGAAAGCCTGGTTGCCTTCCGCGTCGTTCAGGGATTCCTGGGCGGGGCGATGATCCCCACCGTCTTCGCCGCCGCCTTCGCCCTGTTCCCGGGCAAGAAGCAGGCCGGGGTGTCGGTGGTCATCGGCTTGGTGGCGACCTGCGCCCCGGCCCTGGGGCCGACCATCGGCGGCCATCTGACCGAGGCCCTGTCCTGGCACTGGCTATTTTTGCTCAACCTGCCGGTCGGCGCCGCGGTGACGGTCGCCGCGGCCACCCTGGTTCATTTCGACGAGGCCGATCCCAGCTTGCTGCGCCGTATCGACCTGATCGGCATCGGTCTGGTCGCGGTCTGCCTGGGAAGCTTGCAGTATATTCTGGAGGAAGGACCGCGCGACGACTGGTTCGACTCGGCGCCCATCGTCTTTTTCACCGCCTGCGCGGCGATCGGCGGCGTTTTGCTGGTTTGGCGCGAACTGACGGCCAAGGACCCGGTGGTCGATCTGCGCGCCTTCCTTGATCGCAATTTCGTTCTTGGCTGTCTTTACAGCTTCATCACCGGCGTCGGGCTTTATGGGGCGGTCTATCTGATGCCGCTGTTCCTCGCCCGCGTCCGCGATCTCAATCCGGCGCAGATCGGCGAGGTGGTGATGATCACCGGCCTGTTCCAGTTTCTGTCGGCGCCGCTGGCCGGAGCGCTGTCGCGCAAGCTTGATCTGCGGGTGATGCTGTCGTTCGGGTTGTTGATGTTCGCCCTTGGCCTCTGGCTGAACACCCATCTGACCCATGACTGGGACTATTGGGAATTCTTCCTGCCCCAGGCGGTGCGCGGGGTGTCGTTGATGTTCATCTTCATCCCGATCAATCGCCTGAGCCTGGGCACCCTGCCCAAGGAGAAGCTGGGCAACGCCTCGGGCCTTTATAATCTGATGCGCAATCTGGGCGGGGCGATCGGGCTGGCGGCGATCACCACCATGCTGACCGATCAGACCAAGATCCATTATTCCTATCTGGCCGAAAACGTCACCACCGCCCGGCTGGCCGCCGAGGCGACCCTGTCGGGCATGGAGCGCCATTTCGATCCGGTTCTTGGCAGTTCCTCGGCCCAGGCGGCGCTGGGACAGGTTCGTCAGATCGTGATGCGCGAGGCGACGGTGATGGCCTTCGCCGATGTCTTCACCGCCGTCGCCGTGGTCTTCGCCTTCGGCCTGCTGCTGATGCCTTTCGTCCACAAGGTTGGCGGCAATGGTCCCGATGGCGGCGGCCATTGA
- a CDS encoding methyl-accepting chemotaxis protein: MLTNTRIAIRIWIPVALMIVALIGSSVVVLNGEHKGMMRDRTAQVQSIATTALGIVKQAQSQQIAGKLSEAEAKTWARTALRAMTYGKGDYVFVYDSRGTVLVNAPDPSKEGENRMGLVDPNGLPIIRALVDGTRNGGSVVLPYSWPRPGESAPIAKISYAVGFEPWGWLIGSGLYIDDVETAFAKEAFTAGATIAVILLVVCLIAYAIVHSITKPLVEMTARMVRLAEGDLAVEIKGATRRDEIGAMARALEVFRRNGQENRALVDRQKQAEAEAVKERTAMRQALANDFEQGVGSLLRTLVGASEDLNGAANALNASANATRTRVDEVATATEAASANVQTVASAAEELSASISEIGHQVTRASQVTGDAVRDAGKTSQQVQTLIAAAERIGEVVKLITTIAEQTNLLALNATIEAARAGDAGKGFAVVAGEVKTLANQTARATDEITRQIAALQEETRSSGTAISSIAGTISEINAISEAIAAAVEEQGAATREISRNIQEASQGTSVVSDNIASVSDSASQAGTAASQVHASAEALRDTAKTMHERINAFVERVRAG; the protein is encoded by the coding sequence GTGTTGACCAATACACGTATCGCGATTCGGATCTGGATTCCGGTCGCCCTTATGATCGTCGCCCTGATCGGTTCCTCGGTGGTGGTTCTCAACGGAGAACACAAGGGCATGATGCGCGACCGCACCGCCCAGGTGCAGTCGATCGCCACCACCGCCCTGGGGATCGTCAAGCAGGCGCAAAGCCAGCAGATCGCCGGCAAGCTGAGCGAGGCCGAGGCCAAGACCTGGGCGCGGACGGCCTTGCGGGCGATGACTTACGGCAAGGGCGATTACGTCTTCGTTTACGACAGCCGGGGCACGGTTCTGGTCAATGCCCCCGATCCCTCCAAGGAGGGCGAGAATCGCATGGGGTTGGTCGATCCCAACGGTCTGCCGATCATCCGCGCCCTGGTCGATGGCACGCGCAACGGCGGCTCGGTCGTGCTGCCCTATTCCTGGCCGCGTCCGGGCGAAAGCGCGCCGATCGCCAAGATTTCCTATGCCGTCGGCTTCGAGCCCTGGGGCTGGTTGATCGGCAGCGGCTTGTATATCGATGATGTCGAGACCGCCTTCGCCAAAGAAGCCTTTACCGCCGGGGCGACGATCGCCGTCATCTTGCTGGTGGTCTGCCTGATCGCCTATGCCATCGTCCACTCGATCACCAAGCCGCTGGTCGAGATGACCGCGCGCATGGTCCGTCTGGCCGAGGGCGATCTGGCCGTCGAGATCAAGGGAGCGACCCGGCGCGATGAAATCGGCGCCATGGCCAGGGCCTTGGAGGTCTTCCGCCGCAACGGCCAGGAAAACCGGGCGCTGGTCGACCGCCAGAAGCAGGCCGAAGCCGAGGCCGTCAAGGAGCGCACGGCGATGCGTCAGGCCCTGGCCAATGATTTCGAGCAGGGCGTGGGAAGCCTGCTGCGCACCCTGGTCGGCGCCTCGGAGGATCTGAACGGCGCGGCCAACGCGCTGAACGCCAGCGCCAATGCCACCCGCACCCGGGTCGACGAGGTGGCGACCGCCACCGAGGCCGCCAGCGCCAATGTCCAGACCGTCGCCTCGGCCGCCGAGGAGTTGTCGGCGTCGATCAGCGAGATTGGCCATCAGGTGACGCGGGCCTCGCAGGTCACCGGCGATGCGGTGCGCGACGCCGGTAAAACCAGCCAACAGGTCCAGACCCTGATCGCCGCCGCCGAACGCATCGGCGAGGTGGTCAAGCTGATCACCACCATCGCCGAGCAGACCAATTTGCTGGCGCTGAACGCCACGATCGAGGCGGCAAGGGCCGGTGACGCCGGCAAGGGCTTCGCCGTGGTCGCCGGCGAGGTCAAGACTTTGGCCAATCAGACCGCCCGGGCGACCGACGAAATCACCCGACAGATCGCCGCCCTTCAGGAGGAAACCCGCAGCAGCGGAACCGCCATCTCCAGCATCGCCGGCACCATCTCGGAAATCAACGCCATCTCGGAGGCCATCGCCGCCGCGGTCGAGGAACAGGGCGCCGCCACCCGGGAAATCTCGCGCAATATCCAGGAAGCCAGCCAGGGCACCTCGGTGGTGTCCGATAACATCGCCAGCGTATCCGATTCCGCCTCCCAGGCCGGAACCGCCGCCAGTCAGGTTCACGCCTCGGCCGAGGCCTTGCGCGATACGGCCAAGACCATGCACGAACGCATCAACGCCTTCGTCGAGCGCGTCCGCGCCGGCTGA